The following proteins are encoded in a genomic region of Cydia strobilella chromosome 19, ilCydStro3.1, whole genome shotgun sequence:
- the LOC134750201 gene encoding DNA-directed RNA polymerase III subunit RPC10 has product MLFCPTCANILMVEEAPETGLRYGCNSCPYVYSVRKKVSSRTFPKLKELDYIMGGAAAWENVDSTDAVCPKCSHGKAYFMQLQTRSADEPMTTFYRCCNHKCAHNWRD; this is encoded by the exons ATGTTATTCTGCCCGACGTGTGCTAACATTCTTATGGTGGAGGAGGCACCGGAGACGGGCCTCAGGTACGGGTGCAACTCGTGTCCATATGTCTACAGCGTCAGGAAGAAGGTTTCGTCACGGACGTTCCCTAAACTCAAG GAGCTGGATTATATTATGGGCGGCGCTGCTGCCTGGGAGAATGTAGATTCAACAGATGCTGTGTGTCCAAAGTGCAGCCACGGAAAGGCATACTTCATGCAACTTCAGACCCGATCTGCTGATGAACCTATGACCACATTCTACCGCTGCTGTAACCACAAGTGTGCTCACAATTGGCgtgattag
- the LOC134750108 gene encoding uncharacterized protein LOC134750108, producing the protein MSGDFSFAAKIVSPVKCNEKPWDLWVSEIGHSSPRRDEPAADGKAAPTRPQHPYKPGAPRYRRAGLHRLHHDSMSLHGLFPQMDNLNAAICHMCGVVVKCSAAYRHLLESHTGSEPILPPPPPAPTVKLKSGHSRSRHKKELPPPPPPVDILPVPMETSPVYTATTPLSRIVIPQPDLQYLEEPGTSSAVTGEVQVCVETGELPVVSIQDTEDLPLGENITDDIVDIMNSEGIQSADDITNAADWKNIIRDIGKMQDLNFPQTTDTVQTDLFAPVDGSLAYHTMTDTDLSSLQFASNTSPMLASVIDTGVLNAQALKPAPATPTSKARPKAKSKFSLREYDPNKHCGVVTADNPKPCTRSLTCKAHALSLRRTVEGRIKPFDTLLAEHRAARDAGQQANAAAAAAAAAAAAAAAAAPAPLLTPLLVNASLDLSAFNGLTPEQQVNDIYASLVSLEESHGVLPDTSTIAPLLSQTLPLPTEPFLLPDDAEVPLEVPASSPVLPPVVPKIEKVERPERSDEGPPPLVPGDVCWYSTCPRPLALCTFNASHAGGAITLGKKFATVRSNIKSSLSRSQCKTGATNNYYYNQNALSLSKTVHMNNASKTNKPELRKLIVTCSGGGKVQQTLSELFGGDVRHVNGHVGHSGTQGHKRAPPLKHGKRAPALDLGFGLDPLLDEKC; encoded by the coding sequence ATGTCCGGCGACTTCTCGTTCGCGGCGAAGATCGTGAGTCCCGTGAAGTGCAACGAGAAGCCATGGGACCTCTGGGTGAGCGAGATCGGGCACTCGTCGCCGCGGCGCGACGAGCCCGCGGCGGACGGCAAAGCGGCGCCCACGCGGCCGCAGCACCCCTACAAGCCGGGCGCGCCGCGCTACCGCCGCGCCGGCCTGCACCGCCTGCACCACGACTCCATGAGCCTCCACGGCCTCTTCCCGCAAATGGACAATCTCAACGCGGCCATCTGCCACATGTGCGGAGTGGTAGTGAAGTGCAGTGCGGCTTACAGACACTTACTCGAGTCCCACACGGGCTCCGAACCCATACTCCCACCTCCACCTCCCGCACCCACAGTCAAGCTCAAAAGTGGTCACAGTCGGAGTCGACATAAAAAAGAACTGCCTCCACCCCCTCCCCCTGTAGACATCCTGCCTGTCCCCATGGAGACGTCTCCTGTTTACACAGCTACAACTCCTCTTTCAAGGATAGTGATACCGCAGCCTGATTTGCAATACTTAGAAGAGCCGGGCACTTCTTCAGCAGTCACTGGAGAAGTCCAAGTATGTGTGGAGACAGGGGAGCTGCCGGTGGTTAGTATACAAGATACAGAGGACCTGCCTCTTGGTGAGAACATCACCGATGATATAGTTGATATTATGAACTCTGAAGGCATACAGAGTGCGGACGACATCACAAATGCAGCAGATTGGAAGAATATAATTAGAGATATAGGGAAGATGCAAGATCTCAACTTTCCCCAAACCACCGATACGGTACAAACGGACCTGTTCGCGCCCGTGGATGGGTCTCTCGCTTACCACACCATGACTGACACAGATTTATCTAGTTTACAATTTGCATCGAACACCTCACCCATGCTGGCATCCGTGATAGACACGGGCGTGCTCAACGCTCAAGCTTTAAAACCGGCGCCGGCCACGCCGACGAGCAAAGCGCGGCCGAAGGCGAAATCGAAATTTAGTCTCCGAGAGTATGACCCTAACAAGCACTGTGGAGTTGTCACCGCTGACAACCCTAAGCCGTGCACGCGGTCTCTTACTTGTAAAGCGCACGCTCTTTCCCTACGGCGGACAGTTGAAGGTAGAATTAAACCATTCGATACGTTATTGGCTGAGCATCGAGCAGCGAGAGACGCGGGGCAGCAGGCGAatgcggctgcggcggcggcagcagcggcggcagcagcagcagcggccgccgcgcccgcacCGCTCCTCACGCCTTTACTCGTCAACGCTTCGTTAGATCTCAGCGCGTTCAACGGCCTCACACCTGAACAGCAAGTCAATGACATCTACGCGAGTCTCGTCAGCTTGGAAGAGTCGCACGGTGTCTTGCCGGATACGTCTACTATCGCGCCGCTGCTGAGCCAAACCCTGCCGCTGCCGACCGAGCCGTTTTTGCTACCTGATGATGCCGAGGTCCCGCTTGAGGTGCCCGCGTCGTCGCCGGTGCTGCCGCCCGTAGTACCTAAGATTGAAAAGGTGGAACGTCCAGAGAGATCAGACGAGGGCCCGCCCCCGCTGGTGCCGGGCGATGTGTGCTGGTATTCAACCTGCCCGCGGCCGCTGGCGCTGTGCACGTTCAACGCGTCGCACGCAGGCGGCGCCATCACCTTAGGCAAGAAATTCGCGACGGTCCGGAGTAACATAAAGTCTTCGCTCTCTCGTTCTCAGTGTAAAACCGGCGCGacgaacaattattattataatcagaACGCTCTATCGTTGTCTAAAACTGTACATATGAATAATGCTAGTAAAACTAATAAGCCCGAACTGAGAAAGCTGATAGTGACGTGTAGTGGAGGTGGAAAAGTGCAGCAGACTCTTAGTGAGCTTTTTGGGGGGGACGTTAGACACGTAAACGGGCACGTGGGGCACAGCGGGACGCAGGGGCACAAGCGTGCCCCGCCGCTGAAGCACGGTAAGCGTGCCCCCGCCCTGGACCTGGGCTTCGGCCTGGACCCTCTCCTTGACGAGAAGTGCTAA
- the LOC134750200 gene encoding mitochondrial inner membrane protease subunit 2 — protein sequence MFLKSMFKSILIGLPVGLTLLDTVGYVARVEGISMQPALNPEAKNMDYVFLSRWAIRDFSVKRGDVVSLVSPKDPNQKIIKRVVALQGDVVSTLGYKTQYVKVPDGHCWVEGDHTGHTLDSNTFGPVSLGLLNAKAIAIVWPPDRWQQLEAKLPAHRRPISMPV from the coding sequence ATGTTTCTAAAGAGTATGTTTAAGTCGATTCTAATTGGCCTCCCCGTCGGCCTAACCCTGCTGGACACCGTGGGGTATGTGGCTCGGGTCGAGGGTATATCTATGCAGCCAGCGCTCAATCCTGAAGCGAAGAACATGGACTACGTGTTTTTATCGCGATGGGCGATCAGAGACTTCAGTGTGAAGCGAGGTGACGTTGTATCGCTGGTGTCGCCGAAAGATCCTAACCAGAAGATTATCAAGCGCGTGGTAGCGCTCCAGGGTGACGTCGTGAGCACGCTAGGCTACAAAACGCAATACGTGAAGGTTCCCGATGGCCACTGCTGGGTGGAAGGCGACCACACAGGCCACACGTTAGACAGCAACACTTTTGGGCCCGTGTCATTAGGTCTGTTGAACGCTAAGGCTATAGCCATAGTGTGGCCTCCCGATCGATGGCAGCAACTCGAAGCTAAATTGCCGGCACACAGAAGACCGATCAGCATGCCTGTGTAG
- the LOC134750199 gene encoding threonylcarbamoyl-AMP synthase, with protein MNLMKRLNIFSSLLISRSASPKMKIEKMAPVISISLETSSSKAAKYLATGQVIAVPTDTIYGLACSANCPEAIKKLYSIKGRDSTKPVAICVTYINNVRKWGNADHLSDDLLNSLLPGPVTIVLEKTKELNNPYLNPKTTKIGIRIPNHSFINKVTEKFDMPIALTSANFSNEPSTLSVKEFEHLYCHLGAVFDGGVLSQGLDQNRTGSTVVDLTKSGCYSIIRRGTSYEHVVKILEENSLTSC; from the coding sequence ATGAATTTAATGAAAAGACTTAATATATTTAGTAGTTTGTTAATAAGTAGAAGTGCTTCACCAAAAATGAAGATTGAAAAAATGGCTCCTGTCATTTCCATCTCACTAGAAACCTCCAGTTCAAAAGCTGCAAAGTACCTTGCCACAGGACAAGTAATAGCCGTTCCTACAGACACCATCTACGGTTTAGCTTGCAGCGCTAACTGTCCTGAAGCTATAAAGAAACTATATAGTATTAAAGGTAGAGATTCCACCAAACCAGTAGCAATATGTGTGACATACATTAATAATGTACGTAAATGGGGCAATGCAGACCATCTAAGTGATGATTTGCTGAACAGTTTACTACCTGGCCCCGTAACAATAGTGTTAGAAAAGACAAAAGAGTTAAATAATCCATATCTCAACCCGAAAACTACAAAAATCGGTATTAGGATACCCAATCACAGTTTCATCAATAAAGTTACAGAAAAATTTGATATGCCTATAGCACTGACTAGTGCTAACTTTAGTAATGAGCCATCCACACTGTCTGTAAAGGAGTTTGAACACTTGTACTGTCATTTGGGGGCAGTTTTTGATGGAGGTGTGCTAAGTCAGGGCTTAGACCAAAACAGGACCGGTTCAACTGTGGTAGACCTGACTAAAAGTGGATGTTATAGTATTATAAGAAGAGGGACATCATATGAACATGTTGTAAAAATTTTAGAAGAGAATTCTTTGACCAGTtgttaa